The Ptychodera flava strain L36383 chromosome 7, AS_Pfla_20210202, whole genome shotgun sequence DNA window AGTTGCAGTGTGTTTGAATCAGTACAGAGACGGGTGTGAATGTTAGAAGATAGAAACACAACAAACTTGTGTACATGTACGTTCATATAATAAAGTCCAGCGAGAACATAAGGTCGAGCACCTCTCTACGTAACTACAAGGGTAAAAGGTTGATAGAAACCAAATTTATGTTTATAATATCAACACCAGTAGGATAATAAAGCATTTATATAGTCGCTGCTTTGGATTCTATCTAATTTAAGTAGATTTTGTTAGAATGTGCCGTCCAAACAACACTCACATACTCCCAGGTGTGGCTACCAATTAGTGAACAATAAAGAGCTTTAATAGTTTTTGTGCCACACGTATAACCGTAAATACGCTTTACAATATCAAGTAATCTGTTAGACTTGATACTACTGAGATCGATACATATAAAAATACACATGTTGGTCCAATAATCAGTATCActaaaaaagcaaaattaactGCGAACACATGAATTTCGGTCCAGATTGAAAGTTCCGTATTTGCCTGTACATATGCAGGCTATTTCAACAAGCTCAACACCGGGCATTGCAATGTACCTTTAACCATTTCATTACCATGCCAGACCTCTTCAAAGGAAAATGGGAGTGAAAAGGTTCATAGAGTACAGAAcactgtggttgatattacagaaCACAAAATAACGAAGAAGTTGTATTGTCATAAATTATACCTTCTCAACCTTAAGGGGGAACTAAGTTGAACTCTTTGGTTCCATGGTTATTTaggtatattttttttttattttcagtgacATTTTACTATTTTAGTTCTGTCAAACCATCCTTTAAAAGTTGCCCTTGAAATAGTTTCCAAGGTATtgaatatgaattttgattttcccCGTTACCTTTTTAATGATAGGTCTAGAAACATAATGAAAGAAATTATCACTACAAGTAGTACAATCACGCCTGTACAAAAAGAATGGACAGGagttaaaatgaacattttactTGGTTCCAATTGCATCTCCTGAGAAACCCTGGAGAGTAAGTTTTATACGTCGCAGCCAAATCTGATGAGCACAGTGTCTGAGAGAACCTTTACTTTTACTGTTGAAACCATAACAGCCAATGATGGCAAAAAACTGCTCTTTGTTAATTATCATTTTACTcataaaaatcacattttattggacACCTGTGACAAGaagaaaaatagtttctcttTCACGTGAATGAATGAGAACGAAAAATAGCTTTCCATTTTTGTAACAATGTGTACAAGTTACAAGCCTGAAGGGCACGTCGAAAACTGCAACtaaatgttgcaatttgtggaTGGTATGATTCATTTTATGCAATTATGAGCTTGTGTCTTAATTAAAAAGCAtaacaacaaaacagaaaaaaaaacaaaaccccCACAAAAACACTGGCACCCAGGCCTACCCCCATTATTGAGCATTTCAAACCCATGGTGAATCCCCATCAGCATAATAGAAAACTTGGTGAGCCCTATGGGTCAATTACCACCCTGGCCATAACATTTTGGGATGGCGAAAGTAACTAGAGAAAGACGCAGAAAGTTATGTTTGGTTATATATGATTACGTTTCAGTGTGACACACTTAGAAGACCAAATTTGACGCAAATTGATAATGCAGATTGCtcttgtcaatcattgtctggCTTTCTACAAAAAATATGCATTGTCAAGGATTATTTATTCTTAACTGTTTACATGGCATGTCAATTTCAATCGAAAGTCAGCTTTTTCACTATGAGCCAGTCATTTTCCCCTTCTTACGATATTCTACGTCCCTTTCAATCCTTATAAATCATACTTTGAAGTATGTCATAAAGCAAAAACATTTACCATAATTGAAACTGCCCACGGAGAGAATCGTACTCATTGGTACGATAATTTTTCCAGGCAAAGTAACTCATTTTATCTTGCTAAATAATCGTACTCTGGCATTTTAACATATTCCTCAATGCTTACGCTAAAATGTTGGTGGGCACACTTAGATTCCGCATATAAATGAGAGGTTTTCTGCGGACCTCTCTGACTTTCTTCAGCGCCTCTTCAATCTCGCTCTTTGAAATGTGACTCAACATATTGTTCTCAGGCAAGAAGAAATTTGGCACGTTCCCTTGCTCCAAGAACCGTATCAGCTGATCGAAATAATCCATGTATCGGTCTCCAAGGTTGGACTCCTTCCATTGGTCAGTGGCTGTTCGTTCGCTAACCCAGAACATGGTCGTCTTCATGTGGTAAGAAGAGAGTACCTTTGGTTCCTAAAAAGAGATCATACAATATTTTCCAGActttttttatacatttttgtcaaatcaGAGATCTCTAAACCCCAGCCCCATCTGATGAATGCTTCACCATATACAGTGACTGTTAGAGTCGTATGAAACAAAAACCAAGTTTATGGCGGCAACAACAGATTTTTGAAGATATATTTCTTTTTAACTTTGCGGTAAACTACACCGTTGTCAAATTAGTAAAAGGTTGATACAAAACGTTTTTACTAGACGGTAACTTACTTTTAAAAACTTTCGCCAAATCTTCTTTACAACAAGGTAGAATATCCTCTGTTTCTCTGTGAAAGTGTGAGCCAGGGTTCTCTCAGCCAGAGAGAAAGAGAGTCTCCACTGCAGACCTTCATCACCACCTTCCCCTGGATAAGATTTCGGTACAATATGACAGCCAGCCACCATAATAGCACGGACCACATCACTGGTTGGCCATTTCCGATCACGTGTTTCCCACTCCGAGGCTACAGACGGCCATTCCTTACAGATCAGGGCCAAGGCGCCATCCACGGTTGCTCAAATTCTGCTGTCGTTTCACTCGGGCCGCCTAAAATGTGGCATAGTAATCACAAAAAAAGTATTGATTGGTACGATATGAGTGTAGTAAACTCGCACATAAATCCAATGGTGCcgagtttatttattttattctaacATTCAATGCAAGTACATCACTGAACGATTCACTCGGGGTAAAAATATCATCATGTAATGCCGACTTAACTCTTCTTTTGGAGCTAAAACACCAGACTGATCTTCATAATCAATCATTCAAATAATATCTGGCAAaaaagaatacaaaatgaaCTTTTGTCATACTTATTTCGAATATTCTAATGTAATTCAAATGTCTAAAATATTCTGTGAATATTAATAATCTTTTTCATACCTTCCAATGATTTTGCTACATAGAAGACACTCAGGGTTTGAACCGGTCCTTGTTGTAGTAGTTCTACTCTACCACGAAATCCTCCGTGTTGCTGATAGTTCTTGTCGATTTGTGATTGGACGGCAGGTATACGCGACCGTACGTAATCCTCTTGGACCTTCAGTAATTTGGATCTCGAGAGGAAGTATTCTTTCTCCCCAGTAGCGGACGAGATGGCAATACATAACTCGTTCAAAAATTCATCCGTGAAAGCTTGTACCCTGTCCTGTCGTACGTGTACGTGTACGTAACCAGGTAGGGGAGTGTTGACCCACTCTAACGATGGTTTTCCATTCGGGTGCTTGGCAAGACCAAGTGTTTCAAGTTCGCTGACTAATGACTCTAACCCACTGTTAAGACCACACTCAAGGTCGTTTCTCTCGTCATCAATGCTGTCCCTGGTGCATCCAACATCTTCACCGGTAACTTGAATGCCTTCAGTCCCTTTTGCACTCACATTTTCATCCGAAACTTcggtaaccatggcaactggTATCATCAAATCAATCTCATCGTTCAACTAGCGTTCAGTTCCAGTAGTGTGGTCTGTGATGGCGAACCCCTCGCTGGTACTCCCAGTCCACACATAACCGTCTACATTGTTGAGATTATCAAAGCAGGGTTTCAGAACATACTCGAATACGTCAGCCAATCGACCGATCAGCTTATTCGGTTCCCTCGGAATGACATTACTGGTTTCATGTGCACCAAGCACAGAGCCCGTGCACGCAGATGTAGTCTTGTATAGCGACGACGGATTCCTTCGAAACGGGATCGATCCTCATCATAGGGTCGCTTAGCAACGACGTATAGCAAGCTGTTCCTTGATCTGTGTCAGTAAATCAGCCTCGCTTTCGCGCCCCTCTGCGAAGCGTTTTTCTACTTCTATTTTGCTTTCATACCACTGTGAGACGTTTGATTGAACATCCAGAACTGATTTTACTATTGAAAAGAACAGGCGaaaatacaaagacaaaaagtagaGATGAAAATTGATTAAATATACCAATAACTCATTCACCATTCCACTTATTTTAATCTATTGACTGTTGGACTCATAAATTGATGAAAGTCCGATAAAGGGTCCCCACTATAAGATATCCAATTTTAGTTCTCCTTTTGGAGGGCGTTCTGGCCATAGAAAGCATGTTCACACAACGAGAGCACGGTATTTTTTCAACCACCAGTTTTAACTGCCAGTCACACATGGCTCTGTAACCATCCAATCCTTCGATCAACCTTATACGGTTCTTactcaacacgattggaaccaattGTGAGAATTGGTTCTtataaatgttcaaatttatcaaaattgttaggtgccctatagcctTAAGTTACAATATTACCATTACCTAAAAACCAAGTGCGATCCAAAAAAGTTGATGACCTTATATTTGCTAATTAAACAAACAATAATACgttatccaattatcccaaattggttccaatcgtgttgactCTTACTGATCCTGCACATTCCAACATTCCACCTCATAGGGCTTATCCTCTTCGCATCAGGCCAACAAGGCCACAGTGACTCAACTTCTCATCACCTTTGACACCATTACAACCAGATGTACTTTCCTATACCTTTATATATGACGCAacttaatttgaatttcaattatcgcAATTTTTTGGGGTAacttgtttcgctagttccaaactctGCAAGGTGATCCCCGattatttattgttgatttagtaatagaaagtttgagcataagTATCAGTCTTTCCCCTTTcggggcgcatactaccttaatgagaATGCTGCCAGGATGGCGTGGCGTACAGTCTAAGCCTTGTGAGATGGAAGATGCACCATTCAGCACAAGTAAAAATAAGAACTGTGTAAGTCTAGTGGGTTCTATGGTTATAGCGAATGTGTTATTCGTAGTTGGAAATGATGGTTTAAAATACCACACTTTCATTCTAGCACTGTGTCTGGTCTCTGAACGGAGAACCGATAAACGGAACAGCTTTGTTAGAGGGGAGACCCAGATTACGCAAAACGTATCTTAAAAGTGTCTTTTCGCCTTCCGCTAATCAATTTAAACTGGTCAGACCGGGCCTTTTATATCGAAAAAAATTATCTCTGAGAGGGACATAAGCCACTACTGTCACATCAATCTCCTAATGAATGTGACAAACATATCTGATTAAACGATATAGGCTGATATGATATTTATAAATCTACCTGCCATTATGATCAAAGTTTGATCTTGCCCGTCGGGTTTCTTTTGGAAGTCGTGATATGTCCGCACAGTCTGGGCCCAATGGTGTCCAAAGGCGGTTGAATGCTTCTGTTCATTTTAAACCCGCCATAAACCTGAAGGTTTCTGCAATATAGTAATGCCATGAAGTCAGAGCCAcaaccaatctgattaaaatccgatGTAGATAGAGTACGACGACGTCTTTACGTatgcggtattctcttgctgttaCCTCTAGAGGTGACAGCAAAAAGAGTACCGCGTAAgtaaagacgtcgccgtactttacatcggattttaatcagattgagcaACAATGAACATGGAGGGCACTCTCAGCCACGTTAAATACCGCTGGGTATATATTTTCAGGGTGCATATATAATTTCTTTTCGAAAATAGGTCCCAAGACGTTCCATTGTCGTCTCCTAAATTTTTTTGTGCGCAATTAAAAACGATTTTCGAATCTCCTGGTGAGATGATCGACATGACGTTACGGAGAAATAATAGGGTGACTTTTATGTAAACACGTTCAAGTTTGTGTAATATTTTATCAGATTTTCGTAAAAGTATCATATGCTCCATTCTTGAATAAACAGATCACCACTGTCATACAACATATACATTAACTGTTATTCACATATGTCATAAATGTGAATTTTGTCGTATATTTTATCCGACGGTGACGCAAATGTAAGTGTTCAGTTGATAAAAGATGAAAGGGAAGCCAAAAGAATAAAACTTACCAGTAGGTTCCAAGTATTCCGGTTCGTCTGCTTCCGACATTTCACTCGGCACATGAATTTCCGATGTCTTGTCGACGATTGAGACCTGCAGACATTTACCAGTAACTGCGACCAGAGGGTAGATATCTGCAGTGACCGAGAAAGTGTTGAATATTCAGATTAAAATATTAAGTTTGTACATAAATTAAGAAATGCGCCAAACACGTGCAATTAAGTGTCGCATTTATTTTTGCTCAAATGATCGTTTAATCATTTTGTTACATACCTTCCGGCACGTTCCTGAAGGCCATGCCTTGATCCTTCCATTGTAGTAATAATGAAGAGTTTTGTTTGGAAGTCGGGCGATTGCGATACGATCGCCTTCGGATATCATTTTCAAGTTCAGGTCGTAATCACCTCCAGTTAGCTTAAAGTCTTTGACGAAATTAGAATCCCTACAAAAAATATGGACGTTATCGTTATTATATACTTGCATATATACGATCTGTCCTTCCGTAATGCTGACCCAATCATCCATCCAGCCAAATAACTCAGTTTGTAATACTGTGGCTGTAAGGCGCCAGCGCAGTGAACCTTCCTTACTTGCTTTGGCGACAGGAGAGCgcaagacaatgattgacaagttcACGGGACCAAATCCGTATGTGTGATTGGCAAAGATGGCATtcagtgtatcaaaatttgaacgtGATTTCATTTATGAATTAAACTTGTAAATCATTTGCGTATGGGTGATGGGCCGTTCaattcattaaatgaaagtaatcaaaGGAAATAAAAGACAGATCCAGCCAATCATTGTGCAATCTTCAACAATTATTTTGAACAATTCACAGCAAATTAAAAGTAAACAGAGTgctcatgtgataaatatatgatCCAAATacttctctgtttgacgtcattgtTTGCTGGTGtatttcgcggagccgcacaactttgAGCCGAAATCACTACTATCTGATAACGTTAACAACGAAatattccatgggattatatatatatatatatatatatatatatatatatatatatatatatatatatatatatatatatatatatattgaaaatggtttgcttgtcaatgcaggtaaagtatagtgctcaatgcatttcgcAGGGTGgttatactgagaatctaggaacttgtagttgtcactctacaggctgtttcatgcgttaagcaatcatcaggagtgagggTTTGGCGGGAATGGgatttatattgtgttgcaggtgggtgtgcatattcaaataagcagTTGTTgccaatggcaagtcagttattaatgaggaggaatttgctgcggtgtctgcattttgagaggaattctgCTCATTTGTTAAGGGTTGATTTGctgtctgaataaattatatggagtttttctgttatgcaaatgttgcagcgtttggttttatttgaatagagGGGAGCTCTGTCGATAATTGCCATTTGATATCGTAGTTTATGTCAACTTGTTGTCTTTGAgtttccatatgaattttgagagttctgtgctatttctgtgcttggtgttttgaatgtgtacttgtctgatacgtgtatctttgtttgaattttgagtCCGTGAGCCCAATGTAGTGTTTCCGATCGTTGCTTGTGgtgacagtggctttgtatattactgaagaggtgaggcagtttcctgaaagtggacaaTCGTCTTTTTTGGAAAACTTCTCTTGCTACCTGTCTTTATGTAGTACTTGGTTGTTGTGGGCTTTCGAAGTCGGGGGCTGCTTTCTTGAATGTTGTTTCATTCAAGAAAGCAGCCCCCGACTTCAAAAAGGcgctgaaacaaagtggacaaacatacaaaatgaaGTACGAGCCCCCGTCACCAAGCagcgaaaacaaaagaaaacgaaGCAGAAGAATCATTTGGTACAACCCCCGTTCAACAAGGCAGTGAAAACCAATATCGGCAGAACATTCCTGAACTTGATTAAGACCCACTTTACAGAAGGCCACCGTCTACAAAGctcttcaacaaaaacaacgtaAAAGTAAGTTACAGTTGCTCCAGAAACATGGGAAGTATAATCAAAGCCCACAACAACCAAATACTACATATAGACAGGGAGCAAGAGAAGTTGTGCAACTGCCGCAAAAAAGACGATTGTCCACTTTTAGGAAACTGCCTCAcctcttcagtaatatacaaagccactgtcacCACAAGCAACGATCAGAAACACTACTTGGACTCACAGAATcaaccttcaaacaaagatacacgtatcacaagtacacattcaaaacacccaagcacagaaatagcacagaactctcaaaattcatatggaaactcaaagacaacaacataaactacgatatcaaatggtccatcatcgacagagctcccccctattcaaataaaaccaaacgctgcaacctttgcatgacagaaaaactccatataatttattcagacagCAAATCAACCCTTAACAAATGAGcagaattcctctcaaaatgcagacacagcagcaaattcctcctcattaataactgacttgccattggcCGCAACcacttatttgaatatgcatactcacctgcaacacaatataaacagttccATTCCCGCCATATCCTCACTCCTGATGATACTTAGCGCATGAatcagcctgtagagtgacaactacaagttctgggtatatatatatatatatatatatatatatatatatatatatatatatatatatatatatatattatatatatatatatatatatatatatatatatatatatatcgaagaatacAGATTTTCTCGTGAGAAATAACTAAAGTAATTtgttatatatgtgtgtgtgtgtgcgtatgTGCGTACGTGCGTGTGTATTCATGTaactgcattttaatatattcgaGAGGGGCAgccaaagaaaacaaatttatcCTAATTATTGCTGTCATGGATGACCTAAGATATAATTTTATCGTCTTAATGCCGTAAACTTATTGCAACCAAACTAACAGATGAATTCGAAGGGAATGTCACTCTTGCCTTAAGAACCAAAATCCGGAGCCTCTTCCATAGCCTTGACCGTGATAAAGAACGTCCTTTGGAAATTCTTTGTAGATCGTGACACCTAGCACACACatcaaagaaaatcaatttaatACATAACACCTGACGGATCTAGCGAAAGCCAGAAacagtaaatttacaaattgattATAAAACCATGTACGGTATATCCATACACACATTATCTGTAGTACGCATGTGTCAagcgtgttttttttttaattcgtaTCACAATTTTACAAAGATACATAAACCTGTAAACGTCTTCTATAGTCACAGATGTAGACTCTGTCACAACCCCTTCGTTCGCCACGCAgttatgcgccctcaacggtctttctaaCAAGTGACGCTCACCGAACCATGCTATATAGTCCATGAGCCAGACCCCCAAAATTGGTCAATTGGTACCATTTTGGTGGGCAAATTCccccatacattttctgaaagcccgaaatctgaactttctgaaaatctttggtggacatgtgtcagaagtagctttctgtctcaaaagttgttgtcatggcaacaatacTTACAATCTTAAAAGTTAAGAATACTATACAAAACTGACTATTTAGTGAACAACGaaagatatttacatgatttcatgacacaTGCTGGTACCTCACATTATGGCCTTTCAGTTGACCCCGTGACCTTGGAcattctgggtcaaggtcaataggtcatgcccataacatctcagaatttctgtaaaatcaagcatttttcacaaatacttttctgctacgTTTACATAACATACAATAGAAACTCAAAACTTGCTCAACAATAGCCACAGATGTGTGCTCTTTGAAATTAGTATGTTTTGTATCAGGGATGATGTCATTAGTGAGTAAGGCAACCatatgtgtgttttcagttatgcATGTAGCCTATGAACCAGaccccaaattttgtcaatttgcttCCATTTGACTCGAGTGGGGAACAAAGCAGCCATTTAACctgaaaatctgaattttgagaaaatcttcaTTGGACAGTTTGCTGAATACGCTTTcattgtaaatattgttgtcaaCGAATCAGcattcaaaagcattaaaattaaGCATACTATGTAAAACAGATTATCAAATACACGACaaaagatattttattgatttaaggATGCATGTCAATAGTTCGCATTGCTTCTTAATTGACCCATGACCTTAAGATttgtaggtcaaggtcaattaaTTGACCCATGACCTTAAGATTtgaaggtcaaggtcaataggcattgccttcagcaacttAGAAATTGTTTAAGGTgggatttttttgcaaatagctttgcaacatttttaccaaaccaaaaagtacaaacatgAAAATCTAGTCAGCTATAAGAGCTAATGCGATCTCTTTAAAATACTAatgttttttatcatataccttgttGACAGGGCGGCAATCACCATAGCAACCATCAATGCATTTTCAGATACAGTAATAGAGCGACATTGGACATAcctttgcatgtatattaatggttataaaatcataacttttgtgtgctaagtacacagcaatgtcaactaaagtcatatcgacagtaaaagaggtcaaaaggcaaatatacgtaagtgtgtttgattgtttaaaaacaaaatttggcaaagttttatgtttttgttttcatgattgaagTAACATGTTCACTTATCAAAAATGAGTATCTGTGTCGTACCAACGTAGTTAGTGGGAGATGATTATAAGCTTGTCAACGAGTAGACAAGTAGTCTGATCTCAAGAGATACCGATATACTATAACTTTTTCCGGATTTCATGTTGAGCTACCCTGTATCTCCAGATAAATGCTTTTGGTTGTTATTTTCCATTGGGGCGGAGCTTAGGTCACATGGGAAAAGCTTTGACAAGAAGCCTGGCAGCCGATAGACTTCTGCTGTTATGTATTGCTTAAAATAAAAAGGTcaggttttgtttgtaaataaactttgtaatactgATACATCTGCTTATGTTGATTTTAGGAACACTGAACAAGGACATCCTTGAAATGCatgtattactattatataataatGTGCTCTTGTTTTTCATCTCTACCATGAATATGCAAgtattagcaaaatttgaagaaactgaagtaaTACCTAGGAACCTTTAAAGATAATTgtgagaaaattgtgtttttca harbors:
- the LOC139136188 gene encoding uncharacterized protein, with translation MIPVAMVTEVSDENVSAKGTEGIQVTGEDVGCTRDSIDDERNDLECGLNSGLESLVSELETLGLAKHPNGKPSLEWVNTPLPGYVHVHVRQDRVQAFTDEFLNELCIAISSATGEKEYFLSRSKLLKVQEDYVRSRIPAVQSQIDKNYQQHGGFRGRVELLQQGPVQTLSVFYVAKSLEGGPSETTAEFEQPWMAPWP